In a single window of the Schistocerca americana isolate TAMUIC-IGC-003095 chromosome X, iqSchAmer2.1, whole genome shotgun sequence genome:
- the LOC124554932 gene encoding cyclic pyranopterin monophosphate synthase-like, whose protein sequence is MVDVGSKLVTERTAAARAKVFVGPELMKLVRENGLKKGDVLSVARLAGIVGSKQTSSLIPLCHNISLSSVAVDIELDSALNCVIVTGTAKCRGQTGVEMEALTAVSVSALTVYDMCKAVSHDIVISEIMLLAKSGGTRGDFHRT, encoded by the coding sequence atggtcgacgtgggttcgaagctggtgacagaacggactgctgcagcacgagcaaaggtttttgtgggacccgaactgatgaaactcgtacgagaaaatggcctgaagaaaggtgacgtacttagcgttgctcgcctggcgggaattgtggggtccaagcagacgtccagccttatccctctgtgtcataacatatctttatcctctgtggctgtggacattgaactggactctgctctcaactgtgtgattgtaactggcacggcaaagtgtagagggcagacgggtgtggagatggaagctctcactgctgtatcggtgtctgccttaacagtgtacgatatgtgcaaagctgtgagtcatgacattgtgatatctgaaataatgcttctggccaaaagtgggggaactagaggagacttccaccggacatga